In Leptospira harrisiae, a genomic segment contains:
- a CDS encoding glycosyltransferase family 39 protein gives MTNRYLSLLWKIRIEVGIAVSILLGIFLRLFKIDRQSLWGDEFFSVYASSLTEWSDFWSYIDNDPHPPLFQILLSLWIKFLPSFTEIGVKIFPVIISILNLILIFLLTKHWESLKRFLFIFFLSLSPGAIYYSQEVRSYSLLLCLTSVIVVLIHNLEYNKAKVSNWVFIGLLSVLTSYVHLFGFIFVSSLFFVYWLLSFRNRDQYAVRFFTLGILTSITFLPFIFHLAQSAKIETASWIDSPNLVLFLTYYTLFYATSKKIFIFTMVIPISVFTYWVIKVIRNLRERTEHFFFSNSTNFLLVAAFIIFSTLLFSFYKPIVTNRNWIVTLPLLYLFAADQMKGKFENKYLVILFFLISLLSLFEFKKNFYTSFKEDWRGTAKYISSNCAKPIVLTDSFPEFLSVYLRWNHSEGFQPLILRESVTISQSNICVVNRQIGGNGLHFSSNPNFVKVKDTILYGFTIEEYEKNK, from the coding sequence ATGACAAATCGATATCTTTCTTTGCTTTGGAAAATTCGGATAGAAGTTGGTATCGCTGTTTCAATTCTTCTAGGGATTTTCCTACGTCTTTTCAAAATAGATAGGCAAAGTCTTTGGGGAGACGAATTTTTCTCTGTTTATGCCTCCTCGTTGACTGAATGGTCTGACTTTTGGTCTTATATAGATAATGATCCACATCCTCCTCTATTTCAGATTTTACTTTCCCTTTGGATAAAATTTTTACCTAGTTTTACCGAAATTGGTGTAAAAATATTTCCTGTTATTATTTCAATACTGAATTTAATTCTAATTTTCCTTTTAACAAAACATTGGGAAAGTTTGAAACGATTTTTATTTATCTTTTTTCTCTCTCTTTCCCCTGGTGCTATCTATTATTCTCAAGAGGTGAGATCATATTCATTGTTGTTATGTTTGACATCGGTGATCGTTGTGCTCATTCACAATCTGGAATATAACAAGGCGAAAGTTAGCAATTGGGTTTTTATTGGATTACTTTCTGTTTTAACCTCTTATGTTCATTTGTTCGGATTTATTTTCGTAAGTAGTTTATTTTTTGTTTATTGGCTATTATCATTTAGAAATCGAGATCAGTATGCTGTTCGTTTTTTTACACTAGGAATTTTGACTTCCATTACGTTTTTACCATTTATATTCCATTTGGCTCAAAGTGCAAAAATTGAAACAGCCTCCTGGATTGATTCACCTAACTTAGTCCTTTTTTTGACTTATTATACTTTGTTTTACGCAACGTCAAAGAAAATCTTTATTTTTACAATGGTTATTCCTATCTCGGTTTTTACTTATTGGGTAATCAAAGTTATTCGAAATCTGCGAGAAAGAACGGAACATTTTTTTTTCTCGAATTCTACTAATTTTCTTTTAGTTGCCGCCTTTATTATTTTTTCTACTTTGTTGTTTTCCTTCTATAAGCCGATAGTGACAAATCGAAATTGGATTGTAACATTACCGTTGTTGTATTTGTTTGCTGCAGATCAAATGAAGGGAAAATTTGAGAACAAATATCTGGTGATCTTATTTTTTTTGATTAGCCTGTTATCATTATTTGAATTTAAGAAGAATTTTTATACTTCCTTTAAGGAAGATTGGCGAGGAACGGCTAAGTATATTTCTTCAAATTGTGCTAAGCCTATTGTTCTGACAGATTCTTTTCCCGAATTTCTATCAGTTTATTTACGCTGGAATCATTCAGAAGGGTTCCAGCCATTAATTTTGAGAGAATCCGTAACGATTTCACAATCAAATATTTGTGTGGTAAATCGACAAATAGGTGGCAATGGTTTGCACTTTTCTTCTAATCCCAATTTTGTTAAAGTTAAAGATACAATTTTGTATGGTTTTACGATTGAAGAATATGAAAAAAATAAATAG